A genomic region of Oryza glaberrima chromosome 1, OglaRS2, whole genome shotgun sequence contains the following coding sequences:
- the LOC127778863 gene encoding NADP-dependent malic enzyme, chloroplastic — translation MLSARAAATAAAAAASPLWKRGEGGSSGSGSGCTSCREVRRRAAAVRVRAAAPRRVEAVAMESAAETEKEEVAAAGGGVEDMATEEVPVTPWAFSVASGYTLLRDPHHNKGLAFSEKERDAHYLRGLLPPAVVSQDLQVKKIMHNLRQYSVPLQRYMAMMDLQERNERLFYKLLIDNVEELLPVVYTPTVGEACQKYGSIFRQPQGLYVSLKDKGKVLDVLRNWPERNIQVIVVTDGERILGLGDLGCQGMGIPVGKLSLYTALGGVRPSACLPITIDVGTNNEQLLNDEFYIGLRQRRATGKEYHELMEEFMSAVKQIYGEKVLIQFEDFANHNAFDLLAKYSKSHLVFNDDIQGTASVVLAGLLSSLKVVGGTLAEHTYLFLGAGEAGTGIAELIALEISKQTKAPIEECRKKVWLLDSKGLIVNSRKESLQAFKKPWAHEHEPVTTLLDAVQSIKPTVLIGTSGVGKTFTKEVIEAMASFNERPVIFSLSNPTSHSECTAEEAYNWSQGRAVFASGSPFDPVEYNGKIHVPGQSNNAYIFPGFGLGVVISGAVRVHEDMLLAASETLADQATQENFEKGSIFPPFTNIRKISARIAASVAAKAYELGLATRLPQPRDLEKYAESCMYTPVYRSYR, via the exons atgctgtccgcgcgcgccgccgccaccgccgccgccgccgccgcctccccgctg TGGAAGCGCGGCGAGGGTGGCagcagcgggagcgggagcggatGCACGAGCTGCAGGGAGGTGCGGAGGAGGGCCGCGGCGGTGAGGGTccgtgcggcggcgccgaggagggtgGAGGCGGTCGCGATGGAGTCCGCGGCGGAGACCGAGAAGGAGGAggttgcggcggccggcggcggggttgAGGACATGGCTACCGAGGAGGTGCCCGTCACGCCATGGGCCTTCTCCGTCGCGAG TGGTTACACCCTTTTGAGGGATCCACATCACAACAAGGGCCTTGCCTTTAGTGAGAAGGAGCGGGATGCTCATTACTTACGTGGCCTTCTTCCTCCGGCAGTTGTGTCTCAGGATCTTCAA GTGAAGAAGATCATGCATAATCTTCGCCAGTACAGTGTACCTTTGCAGCGTTACATGGCCATGATGGATCTCCAG GAGAGGAACGAGAGGCTCTTCTACAAGCTTTTGATTGATAATGTGGAGGAGCTTCTCCCTGTGGTGTATACACCAACAGTAGGTGAGGCCTGCCAGAAGTATGGGAGCATATTTAGACAACCACAGGGTCTCTATGTCAGCTTGAAGGACAA GGGAAAGGTTCTTGATGTGCTAAGGAACTGGCCAGAGAGAAACATTCAAGTTATTGTTGTTACTGATGGTGAGCGCATTTTGGGGCTTGGAGATTTGGGTTGTCAG GGAATGGGTATTCCTGTTGGTAAACTTTCTCTGTACACTGCCCTTGGAGGAGTTCGCCCGTCAGCT TGTTTACCTATCACGATTGATGTTGGTACAAACAATGAGCAATTGTTGAATGATGAATTCTACATTGGGCTCCGGCAAAGGCGTGCTACTGGCAAG GAGTACCATGAGCTCATGGAAGAATTTATGAGTGCCGTTAAGCAAATCTATGGTGAGAAAGTTCTGATACAG TTTGAGGACTTCGCCAATCACAACGCATTtgatttgcttgcaaaatacaGCAAGAGTCATCTTGTTTTCAATGATGATATCCAG GGAACAGCATCTGTGGTCCTTGCAGGTCTTTTATCATCACTAAAGGTGGTTGGTGGAACCCTGGCTGAACACACTTATTTGTTCCTTGGTGCTGGTGAG GCTGGAACTGGTATTGCAGAACTCATTGCTCTTGAGATTTCAAAACAG ACAAAGGCTCCAATTGAGGAGTGCCGCAAGAAGGTTTGGCTGCTGGATTCAAAG GGGTTGATCGTTAACTCACGAAAAGAATCCCTCCAGGCATTTAAAAAGCCTTGGGCACATGAGCATGAACCTGTAACGACACTGTTAGATGCTGTCCAG TCCATCAAACCTACTGTGCTGATTGGAACATCCGGAGTTGGCAAAACTTTTACTAAAGAAGTTATTGAGGCCATGGCTTCCTTTAACGAG CGACCCGTCATTTTCTCGCTGTCAAACCCCACATCACACTCTGAGTGTACTGCTGAAGAAGCATATAATTGGAGCCAG GGTCGTGCAGTATTTGCCAGCGGCAGTCCGTTTGACCCTGTGGAGTACAATGGAAAGATACATGTGCCAGGCCAG TCGAACAATGCCTACATTTTCCCTGGATTTGGCCTCGGTGTCGTAATCTCTGGAGCTGTCCGTGTTCACGAGGATATGCTTCTAGCTGCCT CGGAAACACTAGCTGATCAGGCCACTCAGGAGAACTTTGAGAAGGGATCGATCTTCCCGCCCTTCACAAACATCAGAAAGATTTCTGCTCGCATTGCCGCAAGCGTGGCTGCAAAAGCCTATGAACTTG GACTGGCGACCCGGCTGCCTCAACCCAGGGATCTGGAGAAATACGCAGAGAGCTGCATGTACACCCCCGTATACCGCAGCTACCGGTAA
- the LOC127760866 gene encoding clavaminate synthase-like protein At3g21360, whose translation MVAPAGSFFQEAALPEQRLVEGVAFPAVLVPSDAATAAGGGLDAFLDAVRSERASTVEPLLRGAGAVLLRGFPARAAADFDRAVDAFGYPELPYVGGAAPRSNVVGRVFTANESPPDQKIPFHHEMAQVPTFPAKLFFFCEVEPKSGGETPIVLSHYVYKRMKEKYPEFVEKLEKDGLIYTRVLGEGDDPSSPIGRGWHSTFLTRDRSIAEERAAKLGMKLEWTEDGVKTIMGPIPAVKWDESRGRKIWFNSMVAAYTGWKDARNDPVRAVTFGDGSPLPADVIAGCGEILEEECVAVPWRQGDTLLIDNWAVLHSRRSFEPPRRILASLCK comes from the exons AtggtggcgccggcggggagCTTCTTCCAGGAGGCCGCCCTCCCGGAGCAGCGGCTCGTCGAGGGCGTCGCCTTCCCGGCGGTGCTCGTCCcgagcgacgccgccaccgctgccggtGGCGGCCTCGACGCGTTCCTGGACGCCGTGCGGTCGGAGAGGGCGTCCACGGTGGAGCCGCTGCTGCggggcgccggcgcggtgctGCTCCGCGGGTTcccggcgcgcgccgcggcggactTCGACCGCGCCGTGGACGCCTTCGGGTACCCGGAGCTCCCctacgtcggcggcgccgccccgcgGAGCAACGTGGTGGGGCGTGTCTTCACCGCCAACGAGTCGCCGCCCGACCAGAAGATCCCCTTCCACCACGAGATGGCGCAG GTTCCGACATTTCCCGCGAAGCTGTTCTTCTTCTGCGAGGTGGAACCAAAGAGCGGTGGTGAGACACCGATAGTGTTGAGCCACTACGTTTACAAGAGGATGAAGGAAAAGTATCCAGAATTTGTTGAGAAATTGGAGAAGGATGGGCTGATATACACGAGGGTGTTAGGAGAGGGTGATGATCCATCTTCTCCTATTGGCCGTGGATGGCACTCTACATTTCTAACTAGAGATAGGAGCATCGCTGAGGAAAG GGCTGCGAAGCTCGGGATGAAGCTGGAATGGACTGAAGACGGGGTGAAGACGATCATGGGCCCGATACCAGCAGTCAAATGGGACGAGAGCAGGGGGAGGAAGATATGGTTCAACAGCATGGTGGCCGCCTACACCGGGTGGAAGGACGCCCGGAACGACCCCGTCAGGGCCGTCACCTTCGGCGACggctcgccgctgccggccgACGTCATCGCCGGCTGCGGCGAGATCCTGGAGGAGGAGTGCGTCGCCGTCCCGTGGCGGCAGGGCGACACCCTGCTCATCGACAACTGGGCGGTGCTTCACTCCCGGCGATCTTTCGAGCCTCCTCGCCGCATTCTTGCTTCGCTCTGTAAGTAA
- the LOC127767814 gene encoding uncharacterized protein LOC127767814: MRIPTTETETGTGTRSHRRRKGSSDGSRAVHRADASRRGPTPTKETEIPGRPPKRSSSTLSLDDAGASNPASTWAILNRYGARRDSFRGDDRDRTTSAVSYTSGGDQISVSFELVKPPETSLLTLDWPQGPRPSAGTTSYPYVIAAHDNVVLFQIISPDKCARPSAIDYFVYNASRSSSSNHHPSLTRLPVSYWRRGDTIRPRIMSREGTCILSCSSKNSSSFVVAELERRSCQSSETNVYLFASGSDDWRVFRNVPIRHGDALAHLCCWTTDAVLSCHDRYMIWVDYLVAGMIVANVEHPGRVDPPEPVLWYVPLPVDPVADIDRGRGCPQASRSLCATHHGIKFVNVNQHGGSSSRSFSITLWSWHEDQTWREDATLDAAQLWELDSENRLPNVRPEFPVVDMENPYAVCFLLNERYHTADPNATTWMIKVHMKKKVLLDCTGYSNKGSSSTARRMSEGLSFISSEMPSYLSGKTIKRFLEGPLWPATHDAIEIEENGKMGFPKKQKKYTG, encoded by the coding sequence atgcggaTCCCCacgacggagacggagacggggaCGGGGACACGCAGCCACAGGCGGCGCAAGGGATCGTCCGACGGTTCGCGGGCCGTACACCGGGCCGACGCATCCCGTCGCGGACCAACGCCGACCAAGGAAACGGAGATTCCCGGGCGGCCGCCGAAGCGATCCTCCTCAACCCTATCGTTGGACGACGCGGGCGCCTCCAATCCAGCCTCAACCTGGGCGATCCTGAATCGGTACGGCGCCCGGAGGGATTCCTTCCgcggcgacgaccgcgaccGCACCACGTCGGCGGTCTCCtacacctccggcggcgaccagatCTCCGTCTCCTTCGAGCTCGTGAAGCCGCCGGAGACCTCCCTCCTCACCCTCGACTGGCCGCAGGGGCCCCGCCCGTCGGCGGGAACCACTTCCTACCCATACGTCATCGCCGCGCACGACAACGTCGTCCTGTTCCAGATCATCTCCCCCGACAAGTGCGCTCGCCCTTCCGCCATCGACTACTTCGTCTACAATgccagccgcagcagcagcagcaaccaccaCCCCTCATTGACGCGGCTGCCCGTCTCCTACTGGAGGAGGGGAGACACCATCCGCCCGCGCATCATGAGCAGGGAAGGCACATGTATTTTGTCATGCAGCAGCAAGAATTCTTCGTCGTTCGTTGTGGCTGAGCTCGAGAGAAGATCATGCCAATCTTCCGAAACCAACGTCTACCTCTTCGCTTCTGGCTCTGACGACTGGAGAGTCTTCAGGAATGTGCCGATCCGCCATGGCGACGCCCTCGCTCACCTGTGCTGCTGGACGACTGATGCGGTGTTGTCGTGCCACGATCGCTACATGATCTGGGTGGACTACTTGGTAGCAGGGATGATCGTCGCCAATGTAGAACATCCAGGAAGGGTTGACCCACCGGAGCCTGTTCTATGGTACGTGCCACTTCCGGTCGATCCAGTTGCTGACATTGATCGTGGGCGAGGATGCCCTCAAGCCTCCCGTAGTCTGTGTGCCACCCACCATGGCATCAAGTTCGTCAATGTTAACCAAcatggcggcagcagcagcagaagcttcAGCATCACCCTGTGGTCGTGGCACGAGGATCAGACATGGCGAGAAGATGCAACATTGGATGCTGCCCAACTTTGGGAACTCGATTCTGAAAACCGCCTTCCAAATGTCCGACCTGAATTCCCCGTTGTTGATATGGAAAACCCTTACGCCGTTTGCTTCTTGTTGAACGAGCGCTACCACACTGCTGACCCCAATGCCACAACGTGGATGATCAAGGTGCACATGAAGAAGAAGGTTCTACTAGATTGTACCGGTTATTCCAACAAAGGAAGCTCTTCTACTGCCAGAAGGATGTCTGAGGGGCTCTCCTTCATCTCCAGCGAAATGCCATCTTACCTGTCTGGAAAAACCATCAAAAGGTTTTTGGAAGGACCGCTATGGCCAGCAACTCATGATGCGATCGAGATCGAAGAGAATGGGAAGATGGgatttccaaaaaaacaaaaaaagtatACTGGTTAA